One segment of Macrotis lagotis isolate mMagLag1 chromosome 1, bilby.v1.9.chrom.fasta, whole genome shotgun sequence DNA contains the following:
- the MMP27 gene encoding matrix metalloproteinase-27 isoform X2: protein MKILPFLCLISLASSFAFPADPKMDHEESRQLAQEYLGHFYTPEIEGSHLVQNKSNVPFDGKLREMQAFFGLTVTGRLDSNTLEIMKQPRCGMPDVAHGKCPRHFDGPLGVLGHAFPPGRGIGGDTHFDEDENWTKDSSGFNLFLVAAHEFGHSLGLSHSNDPNSLMFPNYAFIDPSKSPLSHDDIKGIQAIYGSSPKIPVKPKTPTIPQDCDPNLTFDAVTTLRREVIFFKDRYLWRIYPELSEVEFELISSFWPALPDGIQAAYENDRDEILIFKDENFWMISSSAILPGYPKSIYNLGFPRHIKKIDAALFDKNTRKTYFFVEDKYWRYNEINQSMEKGYPRRIAILFPGIGLPVDAAFQYKSFFYFFSGTEQFEFNPKTKNIARVLEVNSWFKCQKISNSLPYYGSNLEKNSNSKSVQVIPQESVILLIYLITYLLTDLYSW from the exons ATGAAGATCTTGCCCTTTCTCTGCTTGATCTCTCTAGCATCCTCTTTTGCTTTTCCTGCAGATCCAAAGATGGACCATGAAGAAAGCAGGCAGCTCGCTCAG GAATATTTAGGTCATTTCTATACACCCGAAATAGAAGGGAGTCATCTTGTCCAAAACAAGAGCAATGTCCCCTTTGATGGAAAACTCCGGGAAATGCAAGCGTTTTTTGGATTGACAGTGACTGGGAGACTTGACTCTAATACCCTGGAGATCATGAAACAGCCCAGGTGTGGGATGCCTGATGTTG CCCATGGTAAATGCCCTCGTCATTTTGATGGTCCGCTGGGAGTCCTAGGCCATGCTTTTCCTCCTGGCAGGGGAATTGGTGGAGATACCCACTTTGATGAGGATGAAAATTGGACCAAAGATTCAAGTG gattcaaCTTGTTTCTTGTAGCTGCTCATGAGTTTGGCCATTCCCTAGGTCTCTCACATTCCAATGATCCAAATTCCTTGATGTTCCCAAATTATGCCTTCATTGATCCCAGCAAATCTCCCCTTTCTCATGATGATATCAAGGGCATTCAGGCCATTTATG GATCCTCACCTAAGATACCTGTTAAGCCAAAGACACCCACTATTCCCCAAGACTGTGACCCTAATTTGACTTTCGATGCTGTCACCACCTTGCGCAGAGAAGTTATATTCTTTAAAGACAg GTATTTGTGGAGAATTTATCCTGAACTCtcagaagttgaatttgaattaatttcttcattttggccAGCTCTGCCAGATGGTATTCAAGCTGCCTATGAAAATGACAGGGATGAAATTCTGATCTTTAAAG ATGAAAATTTCTGGATGATCAGTTCAAGTGCCATTCTACCAGGTTATCCCAAGTCCATTTACAACCTTGGCTTTCCAAGGCACATAAAAAAGATAGATGCAGCTCTCTTTGACAAGAATACAAGAAAAACCTATTTCTTTGTTGAAGATAAGTACTGGAG ATATAATGAAATAAACCAATCCATGGAAAAAGGTTACCCTAGACGGATAGCAATACTCTTTCCAGGAATTGGTCTCCCGGTTGATGCTGCATTCCAGTATAAGA gtttcttctatttcttcagtgGGACAGAACAGTTTGAGTTTAACCCTAAAACCAAGAATATTGCTCGAGTTTTGGAGGTCAACAGCTGGTTCAAGTGTCAAAAAATATCAAACTCATTACCTTATTATGGTTCTAacctggaaaaaaattcaaattcaaaatcagTACAAGTAATTCCTCAAGAGAGTGTTATATTACTTATTTACCTTATTACTTATCTGCTGACAGATCTCTACAGCTGGTGA
- the MMP27 gene encoding matrix metalloproteinase-27 isoform X1, with protein MKILPFLCLISLASSFAFPADPKMDHEESRQLAQEYLGHFYTPEIEGSHLVQNKSNVPFDGKLREMQAFFGLTVTGRLDSNTLEIMKQPRCGMPDVGQYGYILPGWKKHNLTYRILNYTPDMEKSDVEEAIQKALEVWSKVTPLTFTRISKDIADIMVAFRTRAHGKCPRHFDGPLGVLGHAFPPGRGIGGDTHFDEDENWTKDSSGFNLFLVAAHEFGHSLGLSHSNDPNSLMFPNYAFIDPSKSPLSHDDIKGIQAIYGSSPKIPVKPKTPTIPQDCDPNLTFDAVTTLRREVIFFKDRYLWRIYPELSEVEFELISSFWPALPDGIQAAYENDRDEILIFKDENFWMISSSAILPGYPKSIYNLGFPRHIKKIDAALFDKNTRKTYFFVEDKYWRYNEINQSMEKGYPRRIAILFPGIGLPVDAAFQYKSFFYFFSGTEQFEFNPKTKNIARVLEVNSWFKCQKISNSLPYYGSNLEKNSNSKSVQVIPQESVILLIYLITYLLTDLYSW; from the exons ATGAAGATCTTGCCCTTTCTCTGCTTGATCTCTCTAGCATCCTCTTTTGCTTTTCCTGCAGATCCAAAGATGGACCATGAAGAAAGCAGGCAGCTCGCTCAG GAATATTTAGGTCATTTCTATACACCCGAAATAGAAGGGAGTCATCTTGTCCAAAACAAGAGCAATGTCCCCTTTGATGGAAAACTCCGGGAAATGCAAGCGTTTTTTGGATTGACAGTGACTGGGAGACTTGACTCTAATACCCTGGAGATCATGAAACAGCCCAGGTGTGGGATGCCTGATGTTGGTCAGTATGGCTATATTCTACCTGGGTGGAAAAAACACAACCTCACCTATAG GATATTGAACTATACTCCTGATATGGAAAAATCTGATGTGGAGGAAGCCATACAAAAGGCTCTGGAAGTGTGGAGCAAGGTGACCCCACTAACATTCACCAGGATTTCCAAAGACATTGCTGACATCATGGTTGCTTTTAGGACCAGAG CCCATGGTAAATGCCCTCGTCATTTTGATGGTCCGCTGGGAGTCCTAGGCCATGCTTTTCCTCCTGGCAGGGGAATTGGTGGAGATACCCACTTTGATGAGGATGAAAATTGGACCAAAGATTCAAGTG gattcaaCTTGTTTCTTGTAGCTGCTCATGAGTTTGGCCATTCCCTAGGTCTCTCACATTCCAATGATCCAAATTCCTTGATGTTCCCAAATTATGCCTTCATTGATCCCAGCAAATCTCCCCTTTCTCATGATGATATCAAGGGCATTCAGGCCATTTATG GATCCTCACCTAAGATACCTGTTAAGCCAAAGACACCCACTATTCCCCAAGACTGTGACCCTAATTTGACTTTCGATGCTGTCACCACCTTGCGCAGAGAAGTTATATTCTTTAAAGACAg GTATTTGTGGAGAATTTATCCTGAACTCtcagaagttgaatttgaattaatttcttcattttggccAGCTCTGCCAGATGGTATTCAAGCTGCCTATGAAAATGACAGGGATGAAATTCTGATCTTTAAAG ATGAAAATTTCTGGATGATCAGTTCAAGTGCCATTCTACCAGGTTATCCCAAGTCCATTTACAACCTTGGCTTTCCAAGGCACATAAAAAAGATAGATGCAGCTCTCTTTGACAAGAATACAAGAAAAACCTATTTCTTTGTTGAAGATAAGTACTGGAG ATATAATGAAATAAACCAATCCATGGAAAAAGGTTACCCTAGACGGATAGCAATACTCTTTCCAGGAATTGGTCTCCCGGTTGATGCTGCATTCCAGTATAAGA gtttcttctatttcttcagtgGGACAGAACAGTTTGAGTTTAACCCTAAAACCAAGAATATTGCTCGAGTTTTGGAGGTCAACAGCTGGTTCAAGTGTCAAAAAATATCAAACTCATTACCTTATTATGGTTCTAacctggaaaaaaattcaaattcaaaatcagTACAAGTAATTCCTCAAGAGAGTGTTATATTACTTATTTACCTTATTACTTATCTGCTGACAGATCTCTACAGCTGGTGA